In Bacteroidia bacterium, a single window of DNA contains:
- a CDS encoding cytochrome-c peroxidase, producing MKAKIGILFLALACISLKGNWHIPSYFPKPLQALPQNKHQVFLGRKLFYDPLLSENNSISCSSCHSPYNGFAHTDHALSHGIDDQIGNRNAPALFNLAWQSLFMWDGAINRLDAQVLAPIHNPREMGSSINRVISKLQTSSSYPLLFKKAFGDTAITSHRIITAIAQFELGLVSFHSKYDSVRLGKAQFSSPEKRGYNLFLKHCNACHTEPLFTSGKLANNGLPVLELLQDYGRYSITKIPSDSLFFKIPSLRNLRYTYPYMHDGRFSQLNNVLRHYQELSTSTHPKAKAIMPEPISNNDKADIIAFLQCLDDRKFIFNPQNLYPKEEKP from the coding sequence ATGAAGGCGAAAATTGGTATTTTGTTTCTTGCCCTGGCTTGTATCTCCTTAAAGGGTAACTGGCACATTCCGTCCTATTTTCCCAAACCTTTGCAAGCACTTCCTCAAAACAAGCATCAGGTGTTTTTAGGGCGTAAATTGTTTTACGATCCACTTCTCTCCGAAAACAACAGCATTTCCTGTTCTTCCTGTCATTCACCCTACAATGGTTTTGCCCATACCGATCATGCGTTGAGCCATGGAATTGACGATCAAATAGGAAACAGAAACGCCCCGGCCTTATTTAACTTAGCTTGGCAATCCCTGTTTATGTGGGATGGAGCTATTAATCGCCTCGACGCCCAGGTATTAGCACCCATTCACAACCCACGCGAAATGGGTTCTTCCATCAACCGGGTTATTTCTAAACTCCAAACGTCAAGTTCTTACCCGCTTTTATTCAAAAAAGCCTTTGGTGATACGGCAATTACTTCCCATAGAATCATTACTGCCATTGCCCAATTTGAATTGGGTCTAGTTTCCTTTCATTCCAAATACGACAGTGTTCGCCTGGGTAAGGCCCAATTTTCTTCCCCCGAAAAAAGAGGCTACAACCTATTTCTAAAGCATTGCAACGCCTGTCACACCGAACCTCTCTTCACCTCCGGAAAATTAGCCAATAACGGACTCCCTGTTCTTGAACTACTCCAGGATTATGGAAGGTATTCCATTACCAAAATCCCTTCCGATTCCCTTTTTTTCAAAATCCCTTCGTTGCGCAATCTCCGATATACTTATCCGTATATGCACGACGGACGTTTTTCCCAACTAAACAACGTCTTACGTCATTACCAGGAACTTTCCACCTCCACCCATCCCAAGGCCAAAGCCATCATGCCGGAACCGATTTCCAACAACGATAAAGCCGACATAATAGCCTTTCTCCAATGCCTGGATGATCGAAAATTTATATTTAATCCCCAAAATTTATATCCAAAAGAAGAAAAGCCTTAA
- a CDS encoding outer membrane beta-barrel protein: MSKRNFVFLVLLFAISYRLSAQQEVDYTSENKIASDSLVSDSLVKKKSPYRFLPRIFLGAGGFIFQGDIKDKEVPGIHMFGNRVGWDAGFSINLSNSLDISLSYLQGKLSGNENGKSYHRNFENKFWNTQINLEYNFYNLIKRQTMLYPFVNIGFAYMNYQVSEDLGSFQDSCNCLLPYYYWPDGMSRVGPPGNYFDTRPAYNDRDYIYEHSVLKSKQTFAIPIGLGIGFNISNKLSFKVGSQYFVSFSDDLDADTKLANNPSDYKGKSGNDGYIYTYARFSFNVYSKKEKINYEDFLFMTYEDLDGDGVIDLYDKCPETPENIETDAWGCPLDFDSDGIPDYLDLEVNTPDSAVTDLYGVTIDKESLDIKEGNPIYRKDLEDYLIEQNPSAYTIHVGTYGRSIPMAFLQKLKTMEGLVETRLNDSTVVYTIGSYNDFKQAQSRQEQLLNEGYDQAFAVKEKKVNAVASSLQPLSPEPTEFKTRKKKEAEEPIPVKAKSIETVKRKDVLTFKVELSGYHVKVALLKLSSYIAKYGVEMVNNGPEDRRFLVGSFENPTEAEEIRREIIKAGLNQAGIRAYLNNQSISLEDALDVYEILHTKN, encoded by the coding sequence ATGTCCAAAAGAAATTTTGTTTTCCTGGTCTTGCTTTTCGCAATTTCATACCGCTTATCTGCACAGCAGGAAGTAGATTATACATCCGAAAATAAGATCGCTTCTGATTCTCTGGTTTCAGATTCCTTGGTTAAAAAGAAAAGTCCTTACCGTTTTCTGCCAAGAATTTTTCTTGGAGCCGGTGGCTTTATTTTTCAAGGGGATATCAAGGATAAAGAGGTTCCGGGAATCCATATGTTTGGCAATAGGGTAGGGTGGGATGCAGGTTTTTCTATCAACCTTTCCAATTCATTAGATATTTCCCTTTCTTATCTTCAAGGTAAATTAAGTGGAAATGAAAATGGAAAATCTTACCACCGGAATTTTGAAAATAAATTCTGGAATACGCAAATCAACCTGGAGTATAATTTTTATAACCTAATTAAACGGCAAACCATGCTTTACCCATTTGTAAACATTGGTTTTGCATACATGAATTACCAGGTTTCGGAAGATTTGGGTAGCTTTCAGGATTCTTGCAACTGCTTGTTACCATATTATTACTGGCCAGATGGCATGTCAAGGGTTGGACCTCCCGGAAACTACTTCGATACCCGGCCAGCCTATAACGATCGGGATTATATCTATGAACATTCTGTGCTTAAATCAAAGCAAACTTTTGCCATTCCTATTGGATTAGGGATAGGCTTTAATATCTCCAATAAGCTAAGCTTTAAAGTTGGTTCACAGTACTTTGTCTCCTTCTCCGACGATTTAGATGCCGATACCAAATTGGCGAATAACCCATCCGACTACAAAGGAAAAAGCGGAAATGATGGCTACATTTACACGTATGCACGTTTTAGCTTCAATGTCTATTCCAAGAAGGAAAAGATCAATTACGAAGATTTTCTTTTTATGACCTATGAAGATTTGGATGGCGATGGGGTAATTGACCTTTATGACAAATGCCCCGAAACTCCCGAAAATATTGAAACAGATGCCTGGGGTTGCCCGCTCGATTTTGATTCGGATGGTATTCCGGATTACCTTGATCTGGAAGTAAATACCCCCGATTCGGCAGTAACTGATTTATATGGTGTAACCATTGATAAAGAAAGTCTGGATATAAAGGAAGGAAATCCTATTTATCGAAAAGATTTGGAGGATTATTTAATAGAGCAAAATCCTTCGGCCTATACTATTCACGTAGGTACTTATGGACGTAGCATTCCCATGGCATTTCTCCAAAAGCTCAAAACAATGGAAGGTTTGGTTGAAACCCGTCTCAATGATAGTACTGTCGTTTATACCATCGGCAGTTACAACGACTTTAAGCAAGCTCAATCCCGTCAAGAGCAACTTTTGAACGAAGGTTACGACCAAGCATTTGCCGTTAAGGAAAAGAAAGTCAACGCTGTTGCTTCCAGCCTACAACCCCTGAGTCCCGAACCTACCGAATTTAAAACCAGAAAGAAAAAGGAAGCGGAAGAGCCCATTCCGGTCAAAGCCAAAAGCATTGAAACTGTTAAACGGAAAGATGTGCTTACCTTTAAGGTGGAACTAAGCGGCTACCACGTTAAAGTAGCTTTGTTAAAACTGTCTTCATATATCGCTAAATATGGTGTAGAAATGGTCAATAATGGTCCGGAGGATAGACGTTTCCTAGTAGGTAGCTTCGAGAATCCAACCGAGGCCGAAGAAATTAGGAGGGAGATCATTAAAGCCGGACTCAACCAGGCCGGGATAAGAGCATACTTGAATAATCAATCCATAAGCCTTGAAGATGCATTGGATGTGTACGAGATTTTACACACCAAAAATTAG